ACTTCTATCTCTTTGAGAATTGTGGTGCTCTTCTTGCGCCTTTTAATCCATATTTCTTTCTTTCTTTCATTCTCGGGTCTCTAGTCAAATAACCCGCTTTTTTAAGTGCCGGTCTTAATTCTTCATCAGCCTTAAGCAGCGCTCTTGCTATACCATGTCTGATTGCTCCGGCTTGACCGGTATATCCTCCACCTTTAACGTTTACCAAAACATCAAATCTATCTATCATTTCAGTAAGCACCAACGGTTGTTTTACTAGCACTTTTAAAGTATCATAATCAAAATAATCGTCTATATCTCTTCCATTAACAACTATTTTGCCTTGTCCTGGTACCAATCTAACCCTTGCAACTGATTTTTTTCTCCTGCCTGTACCATAATATTGTACTGTTGCCAACTCTATTCCTCCTTTCTCCTATAGTTGGACTATAACTCTATAACCTCTGGTTTTTGTGCTTGATGCTCATGTTCAGGCCCTCTATACACCTTTAGCTTTTTCAACATTTTTCTACCTAAACTATTGTGAGGTAACATTCCTTTTACTGCTCGCATTACAGCTTCTTCTGGTTTTTTATCTAAAAGCTCATCATAGCTTATTTCCTTCAAACCTCCTGGATACATGGAATGTCGCCTATATTTTTTCTGAGACAATTTCTTACCTGTCAAAACTACTTTATCAGCATTGACTACTATTACAAAATCCCCTGTATCAACATGAGGAGTATATACAGGCTTGTTTTTACCTTTAAGTATTTTGGCTATTTCACTGGCTAATCTACCTAATGTCTTACCTTCAGCATCCACCAGATACCATTTTCTCTCTACTTCTTCTGCTTTTGCCATGTATGTTTTCACCGTTTTCCCTCCAATCCATTCAACATATTAGTGTCATTTATTTATATGAAAATCCGGGGCTATTGATTCTGTAAACTACACTCTCGTTTATTTTAATACATGCTACCAGGTGTGTCAATAGTTAATAATATATTTTAACAAGACATAAACCATGTGGAGGCGCAGTTTTACCTGCTGTGTTTCTATCGCATGTATCCAGTATTGTTTTCATATAATCAGGCTGGTATAATCCCATCCCAAACTCCACGAGTGTACCTACTATTATCCTGACCATATTATATAAAAAACCGTCTGCAGTTATCCACACTTTTATAAGACTATCCTCGCAGTCAATAGATATATCATTTATAGTCCGCACCGATGTCTTTGTACTGCTGCCGGAAGACCTAAAAGAAGAAAAATCCTTAGTTCCGATCAAATGTGCTGCCGCTTGTTTCATCTTTCTTACATCTAATCTCTGCCTTATATGCCACATGTAATTCCTCCATAACACGTTGCCATATTCATCGTTGATTATCGTGTATAGATATGTCTTTGCTTTAGCAGAAAATCTAGCATGAAAATTTTCATCTACTTGTTCACATCGGATTATTCTTATATCTTCCGGTAGATAACTGTTCAAGGCTAGAGGCATTCTGTCTTCAGGAATAGAACTATCTGTTCTAAAATTGGCTACTTGAGCCAGTGCATGTACACCACTATCAGTACGTCCTGAACCTATTACTTTTATATTCTCGCCAGTAACTTCGCTTATACAATCCTCTAAAACTTGTTGTACAGCAAGGGCATTTTTCTGCCTTTGCCATCCTGAATACCTTGTCCCATCATATTGAATTGTAATTTTAAGGTTTCTCATACTACGCCCTTCCCTGATCTATATATAGCCTACATAGATAACTAAAATGAATATAACTGCAGTAAAACCTATTGCTTTATAATCCGTTGAGGTGGTCTTCAAAACCTTCATCCGGGTACGGTTCTGTCCTCCCCTATAACAACGTGCTTCCATTGCATCTGCAAGCTCATCAGCTCTTCTAAAAGCACTGATGAAAAGAGGGACCAGTAAGGGAATCAAGCTTTTGGCCCTTTTTATTATATTTCCAGTCTCAAAATCCGCTCCCCTAGCCATCTGGGCCTTCATTATCTTATCTGTCTCTTCTAGTAGAGTAGGAATAAACCTTAAAGCGATAGTCATCATCATTGCTAGTTCATGGGTAGGAAACTTGAATACCTTCAAAGGTGTCAGTAGATACTCTATTCCGTCAGTAAGGGATATGGGTGAAGTTGTCAGTGTTAGTAGTGTAGTGCCTATCACTAGAAAAATAAGTCTCAATCCCATAAATGCTGCTTGAATTACTCCCTGTTTATAAATCGTCAAACTTCCTATTGAAAAAAGTGCTTCGCTGCCTGGTGTAAAGAATATATTCAATAAAACCGTCAACACTATTATAAAGACAAGAGGCTTTAGTCCTTTAAGAGTATATGACAAAGGCACCTTGGAAATTTTAATAGCAAATAATATATATGCTAAAATAAATGCGTATGCAATAAATTTGTTCACAAGAAAAATCAATACTATAAATGCAAAAGTCAGCACTAACTTTACCCTAGGATCCATCCTATGTATGGGAGAATCCACAGGAAAATATTGTCCAACTGTTATGTCCTTAAGCATCTCTTCTGCTCCTCACTATCTTGAGTATTTCAGCTTTAGCCTGTTCTACAGTGTAAATATCATCACGTATGTCAATTCCCTTTTCTCTGATGATTGTCATAAGTTTGGTTATTTGAGGTATATCAAGGCCTATCGACTCAAGCAGTTGTGCTTGTTTAAAAACATTTCTCGGAGTATCGTAGCAAATGATGCTCCCTTTATTCATAACAATTATTCTATCCACCAGCATTGCAATATCTTCCATGCTATGTGATACCAATATTACAGTCTTTTCATATTTATTGTGAAGATATTTTATCTTACCTAATATTTCTCTTTTCCCGCGTGGATCCAATCCCGCAGTAGGTTCGTCCAGTATTAATATATCCGGATCCATAGCCAATACACCTGCAATAGCCACTCTTCTCTTTTGTCCTCCACTCAACTCAAATGGCGATTTATCCTTTATCTCTTGATAATCTAACCCTGTTAATTCTATAGCAGTTTTTACCCTTTGATGTATCTCTTCTTCCTTGAGCCCGAGATTGGAAGGACCAAAAGCCACGTCTTTAAATACTGTTTCCTCAAATAGCTGATATTCAGGGTATTGAAAAACAATCCCAACTTTCTGCCTTATCAGTTTTATATCTATATTTTTGTCATTCAAATTTATACCATTTACAATTATTTGGCCTCCAGTAGGCTTGAGCAGTCCGTTAAAATGCTGTATCAAGGTAGATTTACCTGAACCTGTATGCCCTATTAACCCTACAAACAATCCGTCTTCTATTTCTAAGTCTATATTTTTCAAAGCAGTATACTCAAAAGGCGTATCCTCTGAATATACATAGCTTACATTCTTCATAATAATCGACATATTTCTTCCACCATTTCTTCTACCGTTAGTATCCCTTCCCTAAAATCCAGTCCTTCTTTTTTGAGTTCATATCCCAGCTGGGTTACCTGTGGCACATCCAGGCCTACACTTTTCAGTTGTTCTACCCTTGAAAAAATCTGTTTAGGAGTCCCCTCCATTATATTTCTACCATCTTCCATCACAATCACTCTATCAGCGTTTACCGCCTCTTCCATGTAATGAGTTATATGAATTATAGTTATTCCATCTTTTTGGTTTAATTTTTTTATAGTTGTCATAACTTCTTTTCTTCCTTCAGGATCAAGCATAGCTGTCGCTTCATCTAAAATGATACATTCAGGTTTCATCGCTAAAATCCCCGCTATCGCTATTCTCTGTTTCTGTCCCCCTGATAACATATGGGGACTATATGTTTTAAACTTTTCCATATTAACCGCTTCAAGTGAACTATTAACCCTTTGTCTTATCTCTTCAGGGGGAATACCTAAATTCTCCGGTCCAAAAGCTACATCCTCTTCCACCAAGGTGGCAACCAATTGATTGTCCGGATTCTGAAATATCATTCCTGCTGACTGTCTTATATCCCATATGTTCTCCGATTGATCTGTGCGCATCCCCTTAACTACCACTGTTCCACTCGTTGGTTTAAGGAGAACATTAAAATGCTTAGCAAGTGTGGATTTGCCTGAACCGTTATGGCCCAGTATCACAACGAATTCTCCTTTTTCTACTTGGATATTTACATTGTCTAGAGCATTTTTCTGGTCGTTATCATATTTATAGACCACATCATTAGTAATAATAATTTTATCCACCCTTGGTCACTCACCATCATTTGTAAATTTGTTTTATGCAATATATTTAGTAGCGTCTACAGGTATCGCTCTCATAATACATCAAGCAGGGACCTGTATGTTATGTATACTGCTACTAAACTAATATATATATACCACAATGCTTTCAAACTGTAAAGTTAGAATAAAACATTTTGTCCCCGATACAGCTCTTGTTTCTACGATATTTATTCAAACATAATAACAAAAAAATAGGATTAAGCTAAGCATATGCCACTAACTTAATCCATTATTATTATACTAATTGGATGATTACTTTCTCTGCACCGTCTCCTCTTCTAGGTCCCATCTTCAATATCCTTGAATATCCTCCCTGTCTGTCCACATATTTGGGAGCAATTTCATTAAAAAGTTTTTCAACAACAGGATACTTTACATCTTTGGTTCTTTCTTTATATTCGGACTTTGTCTCATCCTTTTCTCTCTTTTCCGGTACATCATATAAATATGCCATGATCTGTCTTCTTGCTTTCAGCTTTGATGGGGCATCATTCTTAACCTCTACAGTAACTGTTTGGCCTTTCTCATTGTTGACCTTTTTTTCTACAGTTATTGTATTCTCGTATTCTTTTTTAGCTATAGTAATCAGCTTTTCAGCTATACTCCTAACCTCTTTTGCTCTAGCTTCAGTTGTTTCAACCTTTCCGTTAACAATTAACGAAGTAACTAAATTCCTCAATATTGCTTTTCTCTGATCGGAAGGTCTTCCCAGTTTTCTATATGGAGCCATTATATCCCTCCTCTGTCATTCTTCTGATTTTTTTAAACATAAATCAAGTTCAGCAAGTTTAGATTGTACTTCTTCTAGCGATTTTTTACCAAGATTTCTTACCTTCATCATGTCTTCTTCAGTCTTTTGAGTTAATTCCTCGACAGTATTAATACCTGCGCGTTTCAAACAATTGTAAGAGCGTACCGATAAGTCTAATTCTTCTATTGTCATTTCCAAAACTTTTTCTTTCTTATCTTCTTCTTTTTCCACCATTATTTCTACATCATTTACATGTTCAGTTAAAGAAATGAATAGATTCAAATGCTCATTTAATATCTTTGCTCCCAGACTGGTAGCTTCATCAGGCTTTATACTCCCATTTGTCCATACTTCTAATGTAAGCTTATCATAATCGGTTACTTGACCGACCCTCGTATTTTCAACATTAAAAGTAACTTTTCTTACAGGGGTAAATATCGAATCAACAGGAATTATGCCTATAGGCTGACCTGATGTTTTGTTTCTATCCGCTGTTACATAGCCTCTCCCTTTTTCAAGGGTTATCTCCATATATAATTTTCCGTCTTCATTTAACGTGGCGATATGCAAGTCTGGATTTAATATTTCAACATCGCTGTCCGCAATTATATCCGCTGCCTTAACATCTCCAGCACCTTGATAGTCAATAGTAACTACTTTCGGTTCGTCCACATACAATTTTGCAGATAAATTTTTTAAATTTAATATTATATCAACTACATCTTCAACAACGCCAGGTATTGTAGAAAATTCGTGAAGCACACCATCTATACGAATTGTTGTGACAGCTACACCAGGAAGAGAGGATAACAGTATTCTTCTTAAAGAATTCCCTAGTGTTATACCATATCCTCTCTCTAAAGGCTCTACAACAAATTTTCCGTAGGTGTTGTCCTCATTGGTTTCAATTATTTCTATCTTTGGTTTTTCTATCTCTATCATCTATTATAACCCTCCTTTAAATCTCTCTTCTAACAAGTATACTTTTCTGCGAGGGTAAAACTGATTCTATTAAATGTTATTTGGAATAAAGCTCAACAATTAACCTATCCTCTATGGGCAAGTCGATATCTTCTCTGGTTGGTAATGCAATTACCTGACCTTCCATTTTTTCTGTATCCACTTTCAGCCATTCGGGAACTGCACTTTTCTGTTCTATATTTTCTTTAAATAATGCAGAACTCTTGCTTCTTTCCTTAATAGATATAACATCGCCCACTTCTACCGAATAAGAAGGTATATTTACCTTTCTTCCATTTACATATATATGTCCGTGAAGAACAATCTGTCTTGCTTGAGATCTGGATCCTCCAAATCCCATTCTGAAAATAACATTATCCAATCTTCTTTCCAAAATCTGAAGCAAATTTTCTCCAGTAACACCTTTTGTTCTTTCAGCTATCCGGTAATACCTTCTAAATTGTTTTTCCATTATACCATATGTTCTTTTAGCCTTTTGTTTTTCTCTCAATTGATTTCCATACTCAGAGATTTTTTTTCGCCCCTGCCCATGTTGCCCAGGGTTAGTAGATCTCCTAGATATAGCACATTTATCTGTATAACATCTATCACCCTTTAGAAATAGCTTTGTACCTTCTCTACGACATAATCTGCATGATGGTCCTGTATATTTTGCCATTAGTTTTCACACCTCCTGAACACTGATATTTAAACTCTTCTTCTCTTAGGCGGTCTACAGCCATTATGCGGTATTGGTGTTACGTCTTTTATGAGACTTACTTCCAAACCCGCTGCCTGTAATGCTCTTATAGCTGCTTCTCTTCCACCACCAGGTCCTTTTACATATACTTTTACCGTCTTTAAACCATGCTCCATAGCACCCTTTGCTGCAGTTTCAGCGGCCATTTGAGCTGCAAAAGGAGTGCTTTTTCTGGAACCTCTAAATCCCAATCCACCTGCGCTAGCCCATGAAAGAGCGTTGCCTGCCTCATCGCTTATAGTAACAATGGTATTATTGAAGGTAGAACGGATATGTGCAGCCCCTCGTTCAATATTCTTCTTTTCTCTTCTTCTGGTTCTAACTTTTCTTGTATTCCTAGCCATCAAGCGTCCCTCCTTTATGCATTTTCCCTTTTGGCGCCAACAGTTTTTCTAGGGCCTTTTCTAGTCCTGGCATTCTGTTTAGTGCTCTGACCTCTTACAGGCAAACCTTTTCTATGCCTTATCCCTCTATAGGAGCCTATTTCAACAAGTCTCTTTACATTTAAAGAAACTTCTCTCCTCAAGTCACCTTCAACTTTATAGTTTTTATCTATATATTCCCTCAGTTTATTGATTTCGCTATCAGTTAAATCCTTTATGCGTGTATCCGGATTTACTCTAGTAGCGGCCAGTATTGCATTTGCTCTTCTTCTGCCGATGCCATATATATATGTCAATCCAATTTCCACCCTTTTTTCTCTGGGCAAATCGACTCCAGCAATTCTTGCCATTAAAAGCTACACCTCCTATTAGGTTTTGTTTTATTCATCACTATTAACTAATTATTTACATATTATATATATTTTAATCATCCTTGTTTCTGCTTATGCTTGGGATTTTCACAGATTACCATTACTTTACCTTTTCTTCTTATTATCTTACATTTTTCACATATTGGCTTTACTGACGGTTTTACCTTCATGCCATTACCTCCTTTTACTTACCTCGCCAAGTTATTCTTCCACGTGTTAAATCATATGGTGATAGTTCTACTGTCACTTTATCCCCAGGTAAAATTTTTATATAATGCATTCTGAGCTTACCCGATATATGAGCTAATATTTTATGACCATTATCAAGTTCTACATGAAACATAGCGTTGGGCAAGGCTTCTACAACTTTCCCTTCAACTTCAATTACATCCTTCTTGGACAAACACATCAGCCCTCCTTATCAGTACCTGATATCTCCTTAATTTTGCTTTGTATATAATAGTCGTTAATATCCCTATCAATAACCACATTCTTATTGCATATAACCAAGTGTTTTATTTTCTTCTTTTTGGGTTTTTTGATCTTCCTCAAATCCCCATCTACAATCTTTACATAATCCTGATCCACTATATCCCATATTAAAAAGTATCTGCCTTTATCCCTTCCAGCCTTCGATAACACCAATTGACCAATCTTTATTTTATCATTTTTCACTCTATATGATACCACCCTGTTATATTTTTGTCATTATCAATGGTTCACTTGAAGTGATGATAATAGTATTTTCATAATGTGCAGATAAACTGCCGTCCCTCGTTACTACAGTCCAATCGTCATCAAGCACATTAACATTATAATGGCCTACGTTAACCATAGGCTCTATTGCTAGTGCCATCCCAGGCCTTAACCTAGGACCTCTGTTAGGTTTCCCGAAATTGGGTATCTGTGGATCTTCGTGCATCTTTTGCCCTATACCATGACCTACATAATCCCTAACTACCGAGAATCCATTGCTTTCGACATATCTCTGAATAGAGTGGGAAATGTCGCTTAGCCTGTTGTCAGGTGCAGCATACTTTATTCCCTCATAAAACGACTGTTTGGTGACTTCTATCAATTTTAATGCTATTTTATCTACGTTCCCAACAGCATAAGTTCTTGCAGCATCTCCATAATAACCTTCTATGATAGCCCCGATATCTATGCTTATTATATCACCATCATTCAATATTCTTTGGCCAGGAATGCCATGTACAACCTGATCATTTACGGATGTGCATATAGCTGCAGGAAAACCACCATAACCTTTAAATGCCGGTATAGCACCACATTTCAATATATACTCTTCTGCAACTCTGTCCAATTCACCAGTAGTAATTCCTGGTCTTATTTTTTCCTTGAGTATTTCAAATGTTTCAGCAACCACTTTACCCGCTTTTCTCATCAACTCAATTTCATTGCTCGATTTAATTATAATCATTTGATTGTTTTCCCCCTAAAAATTGGACCAGTTCTTTAAACACAGAGTCTATTCCTGACTTACCATCAATATTTAATAATATTCCCTCATCTTGGTAATACTCAATAAGCGGCGCCGTCTGATTTGCATAGACTTGTAATCTTTTTTTAACTGTTTTAATATTATCGTCTTCTCTCTGATACAATCTGCTATTACAAATATCGCATACACCTGCTTTTAATGGGGGATTAAAATCTATATGGAATGCTGCGCCACACCTTGCACATACTCGTCTCCCAGTAATCCTCTCTACCAGCTCTTGTTCAGGCACCTCAATGTTTACTACATAATCAATTGTAGTGATCTTGGAAAGCGCATCTGCTTGCTTTACCGTTCTAGGAAATCCATCCAATATAAATCCTTGGCTGCAATCAGTTTGGTTCAGTCTTTCTTGGACTATGGCAACCACAATATCATCAGGAACTAGCAATCCTTTATTAATGTATTCCTTTGCCTTTGCTCCTAATCTTGTGTTTTGCCCCATTGCATCTCTAAAGATATCACCGGTAGATATGTGTTTAATTTTTAATTCTCTTTCAAGTTTTTTGGCTTGGGTACCTTTCCCGGCACCTGGCGGACCTAATAAAACCAGTTTCATAAAACCAACTCCAAATTTATTTCAAAAATCCCTTATAATGTCTCATAATCATCTGTGATTCTATCTGCTTCATTGTATCTAATGCAACACCTACCAATATCAATAATGCTGTCCCTCCAAAATGGAGCGGAAGTTTCAATACGTTAGATACAAATATGGGTAAAATAGCTATCAATGCCAAAAATATTGCTCCTGCCAATGTTATCCTGTTGGATATTCTAAACAAATATTGTGATGTTGGTTTCCCAGGTCTGATCCCTGGTATAAAACCGCCATACTGTTTCATATTTTTTGCAATCTCAATAGGATTAAACTGTATTTGAGTATAAAAATATGTGAAAAATATAATCAATAAAGCGTATATAACAGCATACCATGGACTTTGATAACCCAAATATTTATTAAACCACTCTGAAAACGCTGTTTCCCTCCAAAAATTAGCTATAGTTTGAGGAAGAGCCGTTATTGACATAGCAAAAATGATTGGTAATACTCCAGATTGGTTTACCTTTAATGGTATATGAGTACTCTGGCCGCCGTACATTTTCCTTCCCACTACCCTTTTTGCATATTGAACAGGTATCCTTCTCTGCCCCTCGCTTATATATATTACTAAGGCAATTATTACTACTGCCCCCACAATAAATAAAGCTATCTGCCACAGATTAAGTGTGCCTATTCTGATATACTCAACTAATCGTAAAGTGGAAACAGGTATTCTAGCTACAATACCGGTAAAAATCAATATTGAAATTCCATTTCCTATTCCCTTATCATTTATTTGCTCTCCTAACCACATCAAGAAAGCAGTACCTGCAGTTAAAGTAAGAGCTACTAGCAGATAATTTAAAACCGACTTTTCCAACATTCCACCTCTGAGGCTATAGGTTATTCCTATAGACTGGACAAAAGCTAATACAACTGTAAGGTATCTTGTATACTTTGCTAGCTTTTTCCTTCCTTCTTCCCCTTCTTTAGCCAACTGCTCCAGTTTAGGTATAGCTACCGTCAAAAGCTGCATGATGATTGATGCATTAATATACGGGGTAATACTCATTGCAAAAATAGTGAAGTTACTAAAAGCACCACCAGATACTATATCAAAAAAACCAAGTATTCCTCCGCCCTGTTCAATTATATTCCTTATAAAATTAGCATCAATTCCTGGAACAGGTATATACGAACCAATCCTGAATATTAACAACATCATAAGAGTAAATATAATTTTCTTCTTTAAATCAGGTATTTTTAAGGCATTTTTAACGGTAGATAACATTGTATTATATCACCTCTGCCTTTCCTCCAGCCGACTCTATCTTTTCTATGGCCGTCTTACTGAATTTATGAGCTGATACATTCAGTTTTTTGGTCAATTCACCTTCACCAAGTATCTTTACACCGTCATTTACTCTTTTTATTAAACCCTTCTGGAGCAACAACTCAGGGGTAATGGTTGTATTATCTTCAAATTTCTCAAGGTCTTTTATGTTTACTACAGAATACTTCTTTGAAAATATATTTACAAATCCTCGTTTAGGCAATCGTCTGGCTAATGGCATCTGACCACCTTCAAAACCTGGTCTTACGCCTCCGCCACTTCTTGAGTTCTGTCCATTCATACCTCTTCCTGCAGTGGTTCCATATCCTGAACCAGAACCTCTCCCGACTCTCTTGCGCTTCTTTTTGTCACTGCTCCCAAGTTCATGTAATTTCAATTGAAGCACCTCCTTCTCTAAACTTCTTTGAATTCCACGAGATGACTAACTTTTTCAATCATGCCTCTTATCTGTGGTGTATCTTCATGTTCAACTACCGATCCGATTTTTTTAAGTCCTA
Above is a window of Clostridia bacterium DNA encoding:
- the rpsI gene encoding 30S ribosomal protein S9, with amino-acid sequence MATVQYYGTGRRKKSVARVRLVPGQGKIVVNGRDIDDYFDYDTLKVLVKQPLVLTEMIDRFDVLVNVKGGGYTGQAGAIRHGIARALLKADEELRPALKKAGYLTRDPRMKERKKYGLKGARRAPQFSKR
- the rplM gene encoding 50S ribosomal protein L13, which produces MKTYMAKAEEVERKWYLVDAEGKTLGRLASEIAKILKGKNKPVYTPHVDTGDFVIVVNADKVVLTGKKLSQKKYRRHSMYPGGLKEISYDELLDKKPEEAVMRAVKGMLPHNSLGRKMLKKLKVYRGPEHEHQAQKPEVIEL
- the truA gene encoding tRNA pseudouridine(38-40) synthase TruA encodes the protein MRNLKITIQYDGTRYSGWQRQKNALAVQQVLEDCISEVTGENIKVIGSGRTDSGVHALAQVANFRTDSSIPEDRMPLALNSYLPEDIRIIRCEQVDENFHARFSAKAKTYLYTIINDEYGNVLWRNYMWHIRQRLDVRKMKQAAAHLIGTKDFSSFRSSGSSTKTSVRTINDISIDCEDSLIKVWITADGFLYNMVRIIVGTLVEFGMGLYQPDYMKTILDTCDRNTAGKTAPPHGLCLVKIYY
- a CDS encoding energy-coupling factor transporter transmembrane component T, which gives rise to MLKDITVGQYFPVDSPIHRMDPRVKLVLTFAFIVLIFLVNKFIAYAFILAYILFAIKISKVPLSYTLKGLKPLVFIIVLTVLLNIFFTPGSEALFSIGSLTIYKQGVIQAAFMGLRLIFLVIGTTLLTLTTSPISLTDGIEYLLTPLKVFKFPTHELAMMMTIALRFIPTLLEETDKIMKAQMARGADFETGNIIKRAKSLIPLLVPLFISAFRRADELADAMEARCYRGGQNRTRMKVLKTTSTDYKAIGFTAVIFILVIYVGYI
- a CDS encoding energy-coupling factor transporter ATPase gives rise to the protein MSIIMKNVSYVYSEDTPFEYTALKNIDLEIEDGLFVGLIGHTGSGKSTLIQHFNGLLKPTGGQIIVNGINLNDKNIDIKLIRQKVGIVFQYPEYQLFEETVFKDVAFGPSNLGLKEEEIHQRVKTAIELTGLDYQEIKDKSPFELSGGQKRRVAIAGVLAMDPDILILDEPTAGLDPRGKREILGKIKYLHNKYEKTVILVSHSMEDIAMLVDRIIVMNKGSIICYDTPRNVFKQAQLLESIGLDIPQITKLMTIIREKGIDIRDDIYTVEQAKAEILKIVRSRRDA
- a CDS encoding energy-coupling factor transporter ATPase, encoding MDKIIITNDVVYKYDNDQKNALDNVNIQVEKGEFVVILGHNGSGKSTLAKHFNVLLKPTSGTVVVKGMRTDQSENIWDIRQSAGMIFQNPDNQLVATLVEEDVAFGPENLGIPPEEIRQRVNSSLEAVNMEKFKTYSPHMLSGGQKQRIAIAGILAMKPECIILDEATAMLDPEGRKEVMTTIKKLNQKDGITIIHITHYMEEAVNADRVIVMEDGRNIMEGTPKQIFSRVEQLKSVGLDVPQVTQLGYELKKEGLDFREGILTVEEMVEEICRLL
- the rplQ gene encoding 50S ribosomal protein L17, with protein sequence MAPYRKLGRPSDQRKAILRNLVTSLIVNGKVETTEARAKEVRSIAEKLITIAKKEYENTITVEKKVNNEKGQTVTVEVKNDAPSKLKARRQIMAYLYDVPEKREKDETKSEYKERTKDVKYPVVEKLFNEIAPKYVDRQGGYSRILKMGPRRGDGAEKVIIQLV
- a CDS encoding DNA-directed RNA polymerase subunit alpha, whose protein sequence is MIEIEKPKIEIIETNEDNTYGKFVVEPLERGYGITLGNSLRRILLSSLPGVAVTTIRIDGVLHEFSTIPGVVEDVVDIILNLKNLSAKLYVDEPKVVTIDYQGAGDVKAADIIADSDVEILNPDLHIATLNEDGKLYMEITLEKGRGYVTADRNKTSGQPIGIIPVDSIFTPVRKVTFNVENTRVGQVTDYDKLTLEVWTNGSIKPDEATSLGAKILNEHLNLFISLTEHVNDVEIMVEKEEDKKEKVLEMTIEELDLSVRSYNCLKRAGINTVEELTQKTEEDMMKVRNLGKKSLEEVQSKLAELDLCLKKSEE
- the rpsD gene encoding 30S ribosomal protein S4 codes for the protein MAKYTGPSCRLCRREGTKLFLKGDRCYTDKCAISRRSTNPGQHGQGRKKISEYGNQLREKQKAKRTYGIMEKQFRRYYRIAERTKGVTGENLLQILERRLDNVIFRMGFGGSRSQARQIVLHGHIYVNGRKVNIPSYSVEVGDVISIKERSKSSALFKENIEQKSAVPEWLKVDTEKMEGQVIALPTREDIDLPIEDRLIVELYSK
- the rpsK gene encoding 30S ribosomal protein S11; translation: MARNTRKVRTRRREKKNIERGAAHIRSTFNNTIVTISDEAGNALSWASAGGLGFRGSRKSTPFAAQMAAETAAKGAMEHGLKTVKVYVKGPGGGREAAIRALQAAGLEVSLIKDVTPIPHNGCRPPKRRRV
- the rpsM gene encoding 30S ribosomal protein S13; this translates as MARIAGVDLPREKRVEIGLTYIYGIGRRRANAILAATRVNPDTRIKDLTDSEINKLREYIDKNYKVEGDLRREVSLNVKRLVEIGSYRGIRHRKGLPVRGQSTKQNARTRKGPRKTVGAKRENA
- the rpmJ gene encoding 50S ribosomal protein L36; this encodes MKVKPSVKPICEKCKIIRRKGKVMVICENPKHKQKQG
- the infA gene encoding translation initiation factor IF-1 — protein: MSKKDVIEVEGKVVEALPNAMFHVELDNGHKILAHISGKLRMHYIKILPGDKVTVELSPYDLTRGRITWRGK
- the map gene encoding type I methionyl aminopeptidase translates to MIIIKSSNEIELMRKAGKVVAETFEILKEKIRPGITTGELDRVAEEYILKCGAIPAFKGYGGFPAAICTSVNDQVVHGIPGQRILNDGDIISIDIGAIIEGYYGDAARTYAVGNVDKIALKLIEVTKQSFYEGIKYAAPDNRLSDISHSIQRYVESNGFSVVRDYVGHGIGQKMHEDPQIPNFGKPNRGPRLRPGMALAIEPMVNVGHYNVNVLDDDWTVVTRDGSLSAHYENTIIITSSEPLIMTKI
- a CDS encoding adenylate kinase, which translates into the protein MKLVLLGPPGAGKGTQAKKLERELKIKHISTGDIFRDAMGQNTRLGAKAKEYINKGLLVPDDIVVAIVQERLNQTDCSQGFILDGFPRTVKQADALSKITTIDYVVNIEVPEQELVERITGRRVCARCGAAFHIDFNPPLKAGVCDICNSRLYQREDDNIKTVKKRLQVYANQTAPLIEYYQDEGILLNIDGKSGIDSVFKELVQFLGGKQSNDYN
- the secY gene encoding preprotein translocase subunit SecY; this translates as MLSTVKNALKIPDLKKKIIFTLMMLLIFRIGSYIPVPGIDANFIRNIIEQGGGILGFFDIVSGGAFSNFTIFAMSITPYINASIIMQLLTVAIPKLEQLAKEGEEGRKKLAKYTRYLTVVLAFVQSIGITYSLRGGMLEKSVLNYLLVALTLTAGTAFLMWLGEQINDKGIGNGISILIFTGIVARIPVSTLRLVEYIRIGTLNLWQIALFIVGAVVIIALVIYISEGQRRIPVQYAKRVVGRKMYGGQSTHIPLKVNQSGVLPIIFAMSITALPQTIANFWRETAFSEWFNKYLGYQSPWYAVIYALLIIFFTYFYTQIQFNPIEIAKNMKQYGGFIPGIRPGKPTSQYLFRISNRITLAGAIFLALIAILPIFVSNVLKLPLHFGGTALLILVGVALDTMKQIESQMIMRHYKGFLK
- the rplO gene encoding 50S ribosomal protein L15, translated to MKLHELGSSDKKKRKRVGRGSGSGYGTTAGRGMNGQNSRSGGGVRPGFEGGQMPLARRLPKRGFVNIFSKKYSVVNIKDLEKFEDNTTITPELLLQKGLIKRVNDGVKILGEGELTKKLNVSAHKFSKTAIEKIESAGGKAEVI